From the genome of Globicephala melas chromosome 11, mGloMel1.2, whole genome shotgun sequence, one region includes:
- the RNF5 gene encoding E3 ubiquitin-protein ligase RNF5 codes for MAAAEEEDGGPEGPNRERGGAGATFECNICLETAREAVVSVCGHLYCWPCLHQWLEARPERQECPVCKAGISREKVVPLYGRGSQKPRDPRLKTPPRPQGQRPAPESRGGFQPFGDTGGFHFSFGVGAFPFGFFTTVFNTHEPFRRGTGVDLGQGHPASSWQDSLFLFLAVFFFFWLLSI; via the exons ATGGCAGCAGCGGAGGAGGAGGACGGGGGCCCCGAAGGGCCAAACCGcgagcggggcggggcgggcgcgaCCTTCGAATGTAATATATGTCTGGAGACTGCTCGGGAAGCTGTGGTCAGTGTGTGTGGCCACCTGTACTG TTGGCCCTGTCTCCATCAG tggctGGAGGCACGGCCAGAGCGGCAAGAGTGCCCAGTGTGTAAAGCTGGGATCAGCAGAGAAAAGGTTGTCCCCCTTTATGGGCGAGGGAGCCAGAAGCCCCGGGATCCCAG atTGAaaaccccaccccgcccccagggcCAGCGACCCGCTCCAGAGAGCAGAGGG GGATTCCAGCCATTTGGCGATACTGGGGGCTTTCACTTCTCATTTGGTGTTGGCGCTTTCCCCTTTGGCTTTTTCACCACCGTCTTCAATACCCACGAGCCATTCCGTCGGGGTACAG GTGTGGATCTAGGACAGGGTCACCCGGCCTCCAGCTGGCAGGACTCCCTCTTCCTGTTTCTCGCcgtcttcttctttttctggctgcTCAGTATTTGA
- the AGPAT1 gene encoding 1-acyl-sn-glycerol-3-phosphate acyltransferase alpha, translating to MELWPGVWPLLLLLSLLLPTLWFCSPSAKYFFKMAFYNGWILFLAVLAIPVCAVRGRNVENMKILRLMLLHIKYLYGIRVEVRGAHHFPPSQPYVVVSNHQSSLDLLGMMEVLPGRCVPIAKRELLWAGSAGLACWLAGVIFIDRKRTGDAISVMSEVAQTLLTQDVRVWVFPEGTRNHNGSMLPFKRGAFHLAVQAQVPIVPIVMSSYQDFYCKKERRFTSGRCQVRVLPPVPTEGLTPDDVPALADTVRHSMLTVFREISTDGRGGGDYLKKPGGVGEAQL from the exons ATGGAGCTGTGGCCAGGGGTGTGGCCTCTACTGCTGCTGCTCTCCCTGCTGCTGCCCACTCTGTGGTTCTGCAGCCCCAGTGCCAAGTACTTCTTCAAGATGGCCTTCTACAATGGCTGGATCCTCTTCCTGGCTGTGCTCGCCATCCCTGTGTGTGCCGTGCGAGGACGCAACGTCGAGAACATGAA GATCTTGCGTCTGATGCTGCTCCACATCAAATACCTGTACGGGATCCGAGTGGAGGTGCGAGGGGCTCACCActtccctccttcacagccctACGTTGTTGTCTCCAACCACCAGAGCTCCCTCGACCTGCTTG GGATGATGGAGGTACTGCCAGGCCGCTGTGTGCCCATTGCCAAGCGCGAGCTACTGTGGGCCGGCTCTGCCGGGCTGGCCTGCTGGCTGGCGGGAGTCATCTTCATTGACCGGAAGCGCACTGGGGATGCCATCAGTGTCATGTCTGAGGTCGCCCAGACCCTGCTCACACAGGAT gtACGGGTCTGGGTTTTTCCTGAGGGCACGAGAAACCACAATGGCTCCATGCTGCCCTTCAAACGTGGCGCCTTCCACCTCGCAGTGCAGGCCCAG GTTCCCATTGTTCCCATAGTCATGTCCTCCTATCAAGACTTCTACTGCAAGAAGGAGCGCCGCTTCACTTCAG GGCGATGTCAGGTACGGGTGCTGCCCCCAGTGCCCACAGAAGGGCTGACACCAGATGACGTCCCAGCTCTGGCCGACACAGTCCGACACTCCATGCTCACCGTTTTCCGGGAAATCTCCACTgatggcaggggtggtggtgactATCTGAAgaagcctggaggggtgggcgaGGCCCAGCTCTGA
- the EGFL8 gene encoding epidermal growth factor-like protein 8 isoform X3, translating into MGGRLSFLGRVGPQWSLKGSGAPGSPGPGPLNASHFPPHGCSQGVCSKQTLVVPLRYNESYSQPVYKPYLTLCSGRRVCSTYRTTYHVAWREVRREVQQTHAVCCQGWKKRHPGALTCDEGEAGSSQASGEVRPAGLESQAFRSVLNPASCARSHLRQALPERRRLRPAGPVRVRPGLGWEALSRGAGVTLCSHGCLNTAGSFTCGCPQGLVLGPDGRTCGEGAPEPPTSASILSVAVREAGHDERALRREIRELRGRLERLEQWASQAGAWVRAVLPMPPEELQPEQVAELWGRGDRIESLSDQVLLLEERLGACSCEDNSLGPGLNRRS; encoded by the exons ATGGGGGGGAGGCTGTCATTTTTAGGGAGGGTGGGGCCTCAGTGGAGCCTGAAGGGAAGTGGGGCTCCTggctccccagggcctggcccactcAATGCCTCTCACTTTCCCCCGCATGGGTGCAGTCAGGGGGTCTGCTCCAAGCAGACGCTGGTGGTCCCACTCCGTTACAACGAGTCCTACAGCCAACCCGTATATAAGCCCTACTTGACTCTGTGCTCTGGAAGGCGTGTCTGCAGCACCTACAG GACCACGTACCATGTGGCTTGGCGGGAGGTAAGGAGGGAGGTGCAGCAGACCCACGCCGTGTGCTGCCAGGGCTGGAAAAAGCGGCATCCCGGGGCGCTCACCTGTGACGAAGGTGAGGCTGGGTCTTCCCAGGCCTCGGGGGAAGTGCGCCCGGCCGGGCTGGAGAGCCAGGCCTTCCGCTCGGTTCTGAACCCCGCTTCCTGCGCCCGCAGCCATCTGCGCCAAGCCCTGCCAGAACGGAGGCGTCTGCGTCCGGCCGGACCAGTGCGAGTGCGCCCCGGGCTGGGGTGGGAAGCACTGTCACGTGG GGCTGGCGTCACTCTCTGCTCGCACGGATGCCTCAATACAGCAGGCAGCTTCACCTGTGGCTGCCCCCAGGGCCTGGTGCTGGGCCCGGACGGGCGCACTTGCGGAGAAGGGGCCCCAGAGCCCCCAACCAGTGCCAGCATCCTCAGCGTGGCCG TTCGGGAGGCTGGACACGATGAGCGTGCCCTGAGGCGGGAGATTCGCGAGCTGCGAGGGCGCCTGGAGCGGCTGGAGCAG TGGGCCAGTCAGGCTGGAGCCTGGGTCCGAGCAGTGCTGCCCATGCCCCCAGAAGAGCTGCAGCCCGAACAGGTGGCAGAGCTGTGGGGCCGAGGCGACAGGATTGAGTCTCTCAGTGACCAGGTTCTGCTGCTGGAGGAGAGGCTAGGTGCCT GCTCCTGCGAGGACAACAGCCTGGGCCCAGGCCTCAATCGGCGGAGCTAA
- the EGFL8 gene encoding epidermal growth factor-like protein 8 isoform X7 has product MGSRAELCTVLGGLSFLLLLMTGEGAKGGSLKESQGVCSKQTLVVPLRYNESYSQPVYKPYLTLCSGRRVCSTYRTTYHVAWREVRREVQQTHAVCCQGWKKRHPGALTCDEAICAKPCQNGGVCVRPDQCECAPGWGGKHCHVDVDECRAGVTLCSHGCLNTAGSFTCGCPQGLVLGPDGRTCGEGAPEPPTSASILSVAVREAGHDERALRREIRELRGRLERLEQWASQAGAWVRAVLPMPPEELQPEQVAELWGRGDRIESLSDQVLLLEERLGACSCEDNSLGPGLNRRS; this is encoded by the exons atggggtCCAGGGCTGAGCTGTGCACTGTCTTAGGCGGACTCTCATTCCTCCTGCTACTGATGACAGGCGAGGGGGCCAAGGGTGGATCCCTCAAAGAGAG TCAGGGGGTCTGCTCCAAGCAGACGCTGGTGGTCCCACTCCGTTACAACGAGTCCTACAGCCAACCCGTATATAAGCCCTACTTGACTCTGTGCTCTGGAAGGCGTGTCTGCAGCACCTACAG GACCACGTACCATGTGGCTTGGCGGGAGGTAAGGAGGGAGGTGCAGCAGACCCACGCCGTGTGCTGCCAGGGCTGGAAAAAGCGGCATCCCGGGGCGCTCACCTGTGACGAAG CCATCTGCGCCAAGCCCTGCCAGAACGGAGGCGTCTGCGTCCGGCCGGACCAGTGCGAGTGCGCCCCGGGCTGGGGTGGGAAGCACTGTCACGTGG ACGTGGATGAATGCAGGGCTGGCGTCACTCTCTGCTCGCACGGATGCCTCAATACAGCAGGCAGCTTCACCTGTGGCTGCCCCCAGGGCCTGGTGCTGGGCCCGGACGGGCGCACTTGCGGAGAAGGGGCCCCAGAGCCCCCAACCAGTGCCAGCATCCTCAGCGTGGCCG TTCGGGAGGCTGGACACGATGAGCGTGCCCTGAGGCGGGAGATTCGCGAGCTGCGAGGGCGCCTGGAGCGGCTGGAGCAG TGGGCCAGTCAGGCTGGAGCCTGGGTCCGAGCAGTGCTGCCCATGCCCCCAGAAGAGCTGCAGCCCGAACAGGTGGCAGAGCTGTGGGGCCGAGGCGACAGGATTGAGTCTCTCAGTGACCAGGTTCTGCTGCTGGAGGAGAGGCTAGGTGCCT GCTCCTGCGAGGACAACAGCCTGGGCCCAGGCCTCAATCGGCGGAGCTAA
- the EGFL8 gene encoding epidermal growth factor-like protein 8 isoform X5 yields MGGRLSFLGRVGPQWSLKGSGAPGSPGPGPLNASHFPPHGCSQGVCSKQTLVVPLRYNESYSQPVYKPYLTLCSGRRVCSTYRTTYHVAWREVRREVQQTHAVCCQGWKKRHPGALTCDEGEAGSSQASGEVRPAGLESQAFRSVLNPASCARSHLRQALPERRRLRPAGPVRVRPGLGWEALSRGAGVTLCSHGCLNTAGSFTCGCPQGLVLGPDGRTCGEGAPEPPTSASILSVAVREAGHDERALRREIRELRGRLERLEQWASQAGAWVRAVLPMPPEELQPEQVAELWGRGDRIESLSDQVLLLEERLGSCEDNSLGPGLNRRS; encoded by the exons ATGGGGGGGAGGCTGTCATTTTTAGGGAGGGTGGGGCCTCAGTGGAGCCTGAAGGGAAGTGGGGCTCCTggctccccagggcctggcccactcAATGCCTCTCACTTTCCCCCGCATGGGTGCAGTCAGGGGGTCTGCTCCAAGCAGACGCTGGTGGTCCCACTCCGTTACAACGAGTCCTACAGCCAACCCGTATATAAGCCCTACTTGACTCTGTGCTCTGGAAGGCGTGTCTGCAGCACCTACAG GACCACGTACCATGTGGCTTGGCGGGAGGTAAGGAGGGAGGTGCAGCAGACCCACGCCGTGTGCTGCCAGGGCTGGAAAAAGCGGCATCCCGGGGCGCTCACCTGTGACGAAGGTGAGGCTGGGTCTTCCCAGGCCTCGGGGGAAGTGCGCCCGGCCGGGCTGGAGAGCCAGGCCTTCCGCTCGGTTCTGAACCCCGCTTCCTGCGCCCGCAGCCATCTGCGCCAAGCCCTGCCAGAACGGAGGCGTCTGCGTCCGGCCGGACCAGTGCGAGTGCGCCCCGGGCTGGGGTGGGAAGCACTGTCACGTGG GGCTGGCGTCACTCTCTGCTCGCACGGATGCCTCAATACAGCAGGCAGCTTCACCTGTGGCTGCCCCCAGGGCCTGGTGCTGGGCCCGGACGGGCGCACTTGCGGAGAAGGGGCCCCAGAGCCCCCAACCAGTGCCAGCATCCTCAGCGTGGCCG TTCGGGAGGCTGGACACGATGAGCGTGCCCTGAGGCGGGAGATTCGCGAGCTGCGAGGGCGCCTGGAGCGGCTGGAGCAG TGGGCCAGTCAGGCTGGAGCCTGGGTCCGAGCAGTGCTGCCCATGCCCCCAGAAGAGCTGCAGCCCGAACAGGTGGCAGAGCTGTGGGGCCGAGGCGACAGGATTGAGTCTCTCAGTGACCAGGTTCTGCTGCTGGAGGAGAGGCTAG GCTCCTGCGAGGACAACAGCCTGGGCCCAGGCCTCAATCGGCGGAGCTAA
- the EGFL8 gene encoding epidermal growth factor-like protein 8 isoform X2: MGGRLSFLGRVGPQWSLKGSGAPGSPGPGPLNASHFPPHGCSQGVCSKQTLVVPLRYNESYSQPVYKPYLTLCSGRRVCSTYRTTYHVAWREVRREVQQTHAVCCQGWKKRHPGALTCDEGEAGSSQASGEVRPAGLESQAFRSVLNPASCARSHLRQALPERRRLRPAGPVRVRPGLGWEALSRGAGVTLCSHGCLNTAGSFTCGCPQGLVLGPDGRTCGEGAPEPPTSASILSVAVREAGHDERALRREIRELRGRLERLEQWASQAGAWVRAVLPMPPEELQPEQVAELWGRGDRIESLSDQVLLLEERLGAYSRTLPPLLLVCLQLGGSTYW; encoded by the exons ATGGGGGGGAGGCTGTCATTTTTAGGGAGGGTGGGGCCTCAGTGGAGCCTGAAGGGAAGTGGGGCTCCTggctccccagggcctggcccactcAATGCCTCTCACTTTCCCCCGCATGGGTGCAGTCAGGGGGTCTGCTCCAAGCAGACGCTGGTGGTCCCACTCCGTTACAACGAGTCCTACAGCCAACCCGTATATAAGCCCTACTTGACTCTGTGCTCTGGAAGGCGTGTCTGCAGCACCTACAG GACCACGTACCATGTGGCTTGGCGGGAGGTAAGGAGGGAGGTGCAGCAGACCCACGCCGTGTGCTGCCAGGGCTGGAAAAAGCGGCATCCCGGGGCGCTCACCTGTGACGAAGGTGAGGCTGGGTCTTCCCAGGCCTCGGGGGAAGTGCGCCCGGCCGGGCTGGAGAGCCAGGCCTTCCGCTCGGTTCTGAACCCCGCTTCCTGCGCCCGCAGCCATCTGCGCCAAGCCCTGCCAGAACGGAGGCGTCTGCGTCCGGCCGGACCAGTGCGAGTGCGCCCCGGGCTGGGGTGGGAAGCACTGTCACGTGG GGCTGGCGTCACTCTCTGCTCGCACGGATGCCTCAATACAGCAGGCAGCTTCACCTGTGGCTGCCCCCAGGGCCTGGTGCTGGGCCCGGACGGGCGCACTTGCGGAGAAGGGGCCCCAGAGCCCCCAACCAGTGCCAGCATCCTCAGCGTGGCCG TTCGGGAGGCTGGACACGATGAGCGTGCCCTGAGGCGGGAGATTCGCGAGCTGCGAGGGCGCCTGGAGCGGCTGGAGCAG TGGGCCAGTCAGGCTGGAGCCTGGGTCCGAGCAGTGCTGCCCATGCCCCCAGAAGAGCTGCAGCCCGAACAGGTGGCAGAGCTGTGGGGCCGAGGCGACAGGATTGAGTCTCTCAGTGACCAGGTTCTGCTGCTGGAGGAGAGGCTAGGTGCCT ATTCCCGCACTTTACCACCCCTTCTCCTGGTCTGTCTCCAACTTGGTGGTTCCACTTATTGGTGA
- the EGFL8 gene encoding epidermal growth factor-like protein 8 isoform X4 produces the protein MGSRAELCTVLGGLSFLLLLMTGEGAKGGSLKESQGVCSKQTLVVPLRYNESYSQPVYKPYLTLCSGRRVCSTYRTTYHVAWREVRREVQQTHAVCCQGWKKRHPGALTCDEGEAGSSQASGEVRPAGLESQAFRSVLNPASCARSHLRQALPERRRLRPAGPVRVRPGLGWEALSRGAGVTLCSHGCLNTAGSFTCGCPQGLVLGPDGRTCGEGAPEPPTSASILSVAVREAGHDERALRREIRELRGRLERLEQVSGDAWGQVWVADPTPNTLRCLFLCSGPVRLEPGSEQCCPCPQKSCSPNRWQSCGAEATGLSLSVTRFCCWRRG, from the exons atggggtCCAGGGCTGAGCTGTGCACTGTCTTAGGCGGACTCTCATTCCTCCTGCTACTGATGACAGGCGAGGGGGCCAAGGGTGGATCCCTCAAAGAGAG TCAGGGGGTCTGCTCCAAGCAGACGCTGGTGGTCCCACTCCGTTACAACGAGTCCTACAGCCAACCCGTATATAAGCCCTACTTGACTCTGTGCTCTGGAAGGCGTGTCTGCAGCACCTACAG GACCACGTACCATGTGGCTTGGCGGGAGGTAAGGAGGGAGGTGCAGCAGACCCACGCCGTGTGCTGCCAGGGCTGGAAAAAGCGGCATCCCGGGGCGCTCACCTGTGACGAAGGTGAGGCTGGGTCTTCCCAGGCCTCGGGGGAAGTGCGCCCGGCCGGGCTGGAGAGCCAGGCCTTCCGCTCGGTTCTGAACCCCGCTTCCTGCGCCCGCAGCCATCTGCGCCAAGCCCTGCCAGAACGGAGGCGTCTGCGTCCGGCCGGACCAGTGCGAGTGCGCCCCGGGCTGGGGTGGGAAGCACTGTCACGTGG GGCTGGCGTCACTCTCTGCTCGCACGGATGCCTCAATACAGCAGGCAGCTTCACCTGTGGCTGCCCCCAGGGCCTGGTGCTGGGCCCGGACGGGCGCACTTGCGGAGAAGGGGCCCCAGAGCCCCCAACCAGTGCCAGCATCCTCAGCGTGGCCG TTCGGGAGGCTGGACACGATGAGCGTGCCCTGAGGCGGGAGATTCGCGAGCTGCGAGGGCGCCTGGAGCGGCTGGAGCAGGTGAGTGGAGATGCCTGGGGTCAAGTCTGGGTGGCAGACCCCACCCCCAACACCCTGAGGTGTCTCTTCCTTTGTAGTGGGCCAGTCAGGCTGGAGCCTGGGTCCGAGCAGTGCTGCCCATGCCCCCAGAAGAGCTGCAGCCCGAACAGGTGGCAGAGCTGTGGGGCCGAGGCGACAGGATTGAGTCTCTCAGTGACCAGGTTCTGCTGCTGGAGGAGAGGCTAG
- the EGFL8 gene encoding epidermal growth factor-like protein 8 isoform X6, with amino-acid sequence MGGRLSFLGRVGPQWSLKGSGAPGSPGPGPLNASHFPPHGCSQGVCSKQTLVVPLRYNESYSQPVYKPYLTLCSGRRVCSTYRTTYHVAWREVRREVQQTHAVCCQGWKKRHPGALTCDEAICAKPCQNGGVCVRPDQCECAPGWGGKHCHVDVDECRAGVTLCSHGCLNTAGSFTCGCPQGLVLGPDGRTCGEGAPEPPTSASILSVAVREAGHDERALRREIRELRGRLERLEQVSGDAWGQVWVADPTPNTLRCLFLCSGPVRLEPGSEQCCPCPQKSCSPNRWQSCGAEATGLSLSVTRFCCWRRG; translated from the exons ATGGGGGGGAGGCTGTCATTTTTAGGGAGGGTGGGGCCTCAGTGGAGCCTGAAGGGAAGTGGGGCTCCTggctccccagggcctggcccactcAATGCCTCTCACTTTCCCCCGCATGGGTGCAGTCAGGGGGTCTGCTCCAAGCAGACGCTGGTGGTCCCACTCCGTTACAACGAGTCCTACAGCCAACCCGTATATAAGCCCTACTTGACTCTGTGCTCTGGAAGGCGTGTCTGCAGCACCTACAG GACCACGTACCATGTGGCTTGGCGGGAGGTAAGGAGGGAGGTGCAGCAGACCCACGCCGTGTGCTGCCAGGGCTGGAAAAAGCGGCATCCCGGGGCGCTCACCTGTGACGAAG CCATCTGCGCCAAGCCCTGCCAGAACGGAGGCGTCTGCGTCCGGCCGGACCAGTGCGAGTGCGCCCCGGGCTGGGGTGGGAAGCACTGTCACGTGG ACGTGGATGAATGCAGGGCTGGCGTCACTCTCTGCTCGCACGGATGCCTCAATACAGCAGGCAGCTTCACCTGTGGCTGCCCCCAGGGCCTGGTGCTGGGCCCGGACGGGCGCACTTGCGGAGAAGGGGCCCCAGAGCCCCCAACCAGTGCCAGCATCCTCAGCGTGGCCG TTCGGGAGGCTGGACACGATGAGCGTGCCCTGAGGCGGGAGATTCGCGAGCTGCGAGGGCGCCTGGAGCGGCTGGAGCAGGTGAGTGGAGATGCCTGGGGTCAAGTCTGGGTGGCAGACCCCACCCCCAACACCCTGAGGTGTCTCTTCCTTTGTAGTGGGCCAGTCAGGCTGGAGCCTGGGTCCGAGCAGTGCTGCCCATGCCCCCAGAAGAGCTGCAGCCCGAACAGGTGGCAGAGCTGTGGGGCCGAGGCGACAGGATTGAGTCTCTCAGTGACCAGGTTCTGCTGCTGGAGGAGAGGCTAG
- the EGFL8 gene encoding epidermal growth factor-like protein 8 isoform X1: MGGRLSFLGRVGPQWSLKGSGAPGSPGPGPLNASHFPPHGCSQGVCSKQTLVVPLRYNESYSQPVYKPYLTLCSGRRVCSTYRTTYHVAWREVRREVQQTHAVCCQGWKKRHPGALTCDEGEAGSSQASGEVRPAGLESQAFRSVLNPASCARSHLRQALPERRRLRPAGPVRVRPGLGWEALSRGAGVTLCSHGCLNTAGSFTCGCPQGLVLGPDGRTCGEGAPEPPTSASILSVAVREAGHDERALRREIRELRGRLERLEQVSGDAWGQVWVADPTPNTLRCLFLCSGPVRLEPGSEQCCPCPQKSCSPNRWQSCGAEATGLSLSVTRFCCWRRG, from the exons ATGGGGGGGAGGCTGTCATTTTTAGGGAGGGTGGGGCCTCAGTGGAGCCTGAAGGGAAGTGGGGCTCCTggctccccagggcctggcccactcAATGCCTCTCACTTTCCCCCGCATGGGTGCAGTCAGGGGGTCTGCTCCAAGCAGACGCTGGTGGTCCCACTCCGTTACAACGAGTCCTACAGCCAACCCGTATATAAGCCCTACTTGACTCTGTGCTCTGGAAGGCGTGTCTGCAGCACCTACAG GACCACGTACCATGTGGCTTGGCGGGAGGTAAGGAGGGAGGTGCAGCAGACCCACGCCGTGTGCTGCCAGGGCTGGAAAAAGCGGCATCCCGGGGCGCTCACCTGTGACGAAGGTGAGGCTGGGTCTTCCCAGGCCTCGGGGGAAGTGCGCCCGGCCGGGCTGGAGAGCCAGGCCTTCCGCTCGGTTCTGAACCCCGCTTCCTGCGCCCGCAGCCATCTGCGCCAAGCCCTGCCAGAACGGAGGCGTCTGCGTCCGGCCGGACCAGTGCGAGTGCGCCCCGGGCTGGGGTGGGAAGCACTGTCACGTGG GGCTGGCGTCACTCTCTGCTCGCACGGATGCCTCAATACAGCAGGCAGCTTCACCTGTGGCTGCCCCCAGGGCCTGGTGCTGGGCCCGGACGGGCGCACTTGCGGAGAAGGGGCCCCAGAGCCCCCAACCAGTGCCAGCATCCTCAGCGTGGCCG TTCGGGAGGCTGGACACGATGAGCGTGCCCTGAGGCGGGAGATTCGCGAGCTGCGAGGGCGCCTGGAGCGGCTGGAGCAGGTGAGTGGAGATGCCTGGGGTCAAGTCTGGGTGGCAGACCCCACCCCCAACACCCTGAGGTGTCTCTTCCTTTGTAGTGGGCCAGTCAGGCTGGAGCCTGGGTCCGAGCAGTGCTGCCCATGCCCCCAGAAGAGCTGCAGCCCGAACAGGTGGCAGAGCTGTGGGGCCGAGGCGACAGGATTGAGTCTCTCAGTGACCAGGTTCTGCTGCTGGAGGAGAGGCTAG